One genomic segment of Suricata suricatta isolate VVHF042 chromosome 16, meerkat_22Aug2017_6uvM2_HiC, whole genome shotgun sequence includes these proteins:
- the LOC115280690 gene encoding kelch domain-containing protein 4-like isoform X2, translating into MGKKGKKEKKGRGAEKTAAKMEKKVSRRSRKEEEDLETLIAHFQKLDAAKTQTVETPCPPPSPRLHASLSAHPDKDELILFGDLCV; encoded by the exons ATGGGCAAGAAGggcaagaaggagaagaagggccGCGGGGCGGAGAAGACGGCCGCCAAGATGGAGAAGAAGGTGTCGAGGCGCTCGCGGAAGGAGGAG GAAGACTTGGAGACTCTGATCGCACACTTCCAGAAGCTAGACGCCGCCAAGACCCAGACCGTGGAAACACCGTGCCCCCCGCCGTCACCAAG GCTGCACGCCTCCCTCTCTGCGCATCCTGACAAAGATGAATTAATCCTGTTCGGAG ACCTTTGTGTATAA
- the LOC115280690 gene encoding kelch domain-containing protein 4-like isoform X1, which translates to MGKKGKKEKKGRGAEKTAAKMEKKVSRRSRKEEEDLETLIAHFQKLDAAKTQTVETPCPPPSPRLHASLSAHPDKDELILFGGEYFNGQKTFVYNELYTYNIRKDAWTKVETPSPPPRRCAHQVCGH; encoded by the exons ATGGGCAAGAAGggcaagaaggagaagaagggccGCGGGGCGGAGAAGACGGCCGCCAAGATGGAGAAGAAGGTGTCGAGGCGCTCGCGGAAGGAGGAG GAAGACTTGGAGACTCTGATCGCACACTTCCAGAAGCTAGACGCCGCCAAGACCCAGACCGTGGAAACACCGTGCCCCCCGCCGTCACCAAG GCTGCACGCCTCCCTCTCTGCGCATCCTGACAAAGATGAATTAATCCTGTTCGGAGGTGAATATTTCAATGGCCAAAAA ACCTTTGTGTATAATGAACTCTACACCTACAATATCCGGAAGGACGCCTGGACCAAAGTGGAGACCCCCAGCCCGCCCCCGCGGCGCTGCGCTCACCAGGTGTGTGGACATTGA